The following proteins are co-located in the Oscillatoria salina IIICB1 genome:
- a CDS encoding Dps family protein, producing MRPLNIGLSEQQRQGTIEILNRDLSDFYLLNIKTKKYHWDVVGPQFRSLHEIWEEHYEILSVNIDETAERIRALGGYPVGTAAGFLEHATIKEHGGDVPTANEMVEDLVVTHEQIIRNLREDIDSCSEKYHDEGTADFITGLMEQHEEMAWMLRSFIEGENLAPNGKSAVDTKVPAKV from the coding sequence ATGCGTCCTTTAAATATAGGCTTATCCGAACAGCAACGTCAAGGAACGATCGAAATTCTCAACCGCGACTTGTCAGATTTCTATCTGCTGAACATTAAAACGAAGAAATACCATTGGGATGTCGTCGGTCCCCAGTTTAGATCGCTACACGAAATTTGGGAAGAACATTATGAGATTCTTTCTGTTAACATTGACGAAACTGCCGAACGTATTCGCGCTTTAGGTGGCTATCCGGTAGGTACTGCGGCAGGCTTCCTCGAACACGCTACAATTAAAGAGCATGGTGGCGACGTTCCTACCGCTAACGAAATGGTAGAAGATTTAGTCGTTACTCACGAACAAATTATTCGCAACTTGCGTGAAGATATTGATAGTTGCAGCGAAAAGTACCATGATGAAGGTACAGCAGATTTTATCACTGGATTGATGGAACAGCATGAAGAAATGGCTTGGATGTTACGTTCCTTCATCGAAGGTGAAAATCTTGCACCTAACGGGAAAAGTGCTGTAGATACTAAAGTTCCCGCTAAAGTATAA
- the grpE gene encoding nucleotide exchange factor GrpE: MESSTYRNNTYLLQKLMQQAKINSYEELAEIAGIARRHIYRLLHGLVLQTRTDVLLKLAQALRISLSELVRAFSAQSPSLQDAEDLAALRQEYDRLQEKMQQQRESLTAEFQRETLDVLESWLTYWPSAAAKAQSNPEIPATRLLPIVKPIEELLQKWGVEAIASVGEEVPYNPQEHQLIKGKAQPGDLVKVNYLGYKQGDKLLYRAKVSAIGS, translated from the coding sequence ATGGAAAGTTCTACTTATCGGAATAATACTTATTTGTTGCAAAAATTAATGCAGCAGGCGAAAATTAATAGCTACGAGGAATTAGCCGAAATCGCGGGAATTGCTCGACGACACATTTATCGCTTGCTGCATGGGTTAGTCTTGCAAACTCGCACTGACGTGCTGTTAAAACTCGCTCAAGCTTTACGAATATCTTTGAGTGAATTAGTGAGAGCGTTTTCTGCTCAGTCTCCTTCTTTACAAGATGCCGAAGATTTAGCAGCCTTAAGACAAGAATACGATCGCCTCCAAGAAAAAATGCAACAGCAACGAGAAAGTTTAACCGCAGAGTTTCAGCGCGAAACTTTAGATGTGCTAGAATCTTGGTTAACTTATTGGCCCTCGGCGGCGGCTAAGGCGCAATCTAATCCAGAAATTCCCGCGACGAGATTACTGCCAATTGTGAAACCGATTGAAGAGTTGTTGCAAAAATGGGGAGTAGAAGCGATCGCGTCTGTGGGTGAAGAAGTTCCTTATAATCCCCAAGAACATCAATTAATTAAGGGTAAAGCACAACCTGGCGATCTTGTCAAGGTAAATTATCTAGGTTATAAACAAGGAGATAAATTGTTGTATCGAGCGAAAGTTAGCGCGATCGGGTCTTAA
- a CDS encoding ParB N-terminal domain-containing protein, translating into MVAIKEIPVAQIRRPLPRQTDPDKVQALMESIAAEGLREPIDVLEVDGEYYGFSGCHRYEAHQRLGKEMIRCRVRHAPKSVLKMHLA; encoded by the coding sequence ATGGTTGCAATTAAAGAAATCCCGGTGGCACAGATTCGCCGCCCTCTACCCAGACAAACCGATCCCGATAAAGTACAAGCTTTGATGGAATCGATCGCCGCAGAGGGTTTGCGAGAACCGATTGATGTCCTCGAAGTAGACGGAGAATACTACGGTTTTTCGGGCTGTCACCGTTACGAAGCGCACCAACGACTCGGAAAAGAAATGATTCGGTGTCGAGTACGCCACGCGCCAAAATCGGTTTTGAAAATGCACCTTGCCTAA
- the rpsU gene encoding 30S ribosomal protein S21, which produces MSQVVLGDNEHLESALRRFKRKVSQAGIFSDMKKNRHFETPGEKRKRKQIARHRERRKFRNRRKR; this is translated from the coding sequence ATGAGCCAAGTAGTTCTTGGTGATAATGAACACTTAGAGTCAGCCTTACGTCGATTTAAGCGCAAAGTTTCCCAAGCTGGCATTTTCTCCGATATGAAAAAGAATCGCCACTTTGAAACTCCAGGAGAAAAACGCAAGCGCAAACAAATCGCCCGACACCGCGAACGTCGCAAGTTTCGTAACCGTCGGAAAAGGTGA
- the purH gene encoding bifunctional phosphoribosylaminoimidazolecarboxamide formyltransferase/IMP cyclohydrolase: MARLALLSVSEKTGIVELAKSLVTEFDFELISSGGTAKTLQAEGIPVTKVSDYTGSPEILAGRVKTLHPRIHGGILARRDLSADITDLENNQIRPLDLVVVNLYPFEQTIAQSDVSLAEAIEQIDIGGPTLLRAAAKNFAHVTVLCKPDLYGEYLAQLRENQGETTLEFRQARAKEGFALTATYDSAIATYLTSVTTETTPLPAVYTLSGTQLQTLRYGENPHQPAGWYQTGTQATGWAAAEKLQGKELSYNNLVDLEAARQIIAEFPSDEPAAAVLKHTNPCGVAVSNSLVDAYEKAFAADSVSAFGGIVALNQTIDAATAEALTKTFLECVVAPSCSDEAKKIIAAKSKLRVLLLADLSSGPKETLKAIAGGFLIQAADEVVDSPDEWKIVTEKQPTPAQIAEMLFAWKVAKHVKSNAIVVTRDRITLGIGAGQMNRVGAAKIALEQAAANAKGATLASDGFFPFDDSVRTAAAAGITAIIQPGGSIRDKDSIAAANELGLVMVLTGKRHFLH, translated from the coding sequence GTGGCACGTTTAGCTTTGCTGAGTGTATCTGAGAAAACGGGAATCGTTGAATTAGCAAAAAGTCTAGTCACAGAATTTGATTTTGAGTTAATTAGCAGTGGGGGAACTGCGAAAACTTTGCAAGCTGAAGGAATACCAGTAACGAAAGTATCTGATTATACTGGTTCTCCAGAAATTTTGGCTGGGAGAGTGAAAACTCTGCATCCACGCATTCACGGTGGTATTCTCGCACGTAGAGATTTGTCAGCAGATATTACCGATCTGGAGAATAACCAAATTCGTCCGCTCGATCTAGTGGTGGTTAATCTTTATCCTTTCGAGCAAACGATCGCTCAATCTGATGTTAGTTTAGCAGAGGCGATCGAACAAATTGATATTGGCGGTCCGACTTTGTTACGGGCGGCGGCAAAAAATTTTGCTCATGTGACGGTTTTGTGTAAACCTGATTTGTATGGGGAATATTTAGCTCAGTTGCGGGAAAATCAAGGTGAAACTACGTTAGAATTCCGCCAAGCAAGGGCTAAGGAAGGATTTGCTTTAACGGCAACTTATGACAGCGCGATCGCCACTTATCTCACTTCTGTTACGACGGAAACTACTCCTTTACCAGCAGTTTACACTCTTTCTGGCACTCAGTTACAAACTTTGCGTTATGGCGAAAATCCTCATCAACCTGCTGGTTGGTATCAAACTGGTACTCAAGCTACAGGTTGGGCGGCAGCCGAAAAGTTACAAGGGAAGGAATTAAGTTACAATAATCTGGTCGATCTAGAAGCTGCACGCCAAATTATTGCCGAATTTCCTAGCGATGAACCCGCAGCCGCAGTGCTTAAACATACTAATCCTTGCGGTGTTGCTGTGAGTAATAGTCTAGTCGATGCTTACGAAAAAGCTTTTGCGGCTGACTCGGTTTCTGCATTTGGGGGAATTGTAGCCTTAAATCAAACTATTGATGCAGCTACAGCCGAGGCTTTGACGAAAACCTTTTTAGAATGTGTGGTTGCACCCAGTTGCAGTGACGAAGCCAAAAAAATTATCGCTGCGAAGTCCAAATTAAGAGTATTATTACTTGCAGACTTAAGTAGCGGACCAAAAGAAACTCTTAAGGCGATCGCCGGTGGTTTTCTGATTCAAGCCGCAGATGAGGTGGTAGACTCTCCCGACGAGTGGAAAATTGTCACCGAAAAACAACCTACTCCTGCACAAATAGCAGAAATGCTCTTTGCTTGGAAAGTCGCCAAGCACGTCAAATCTAATGCTATTGTCGTAACACGCGATCGCATAACTTTAGGCATCGGTGCAGGACAAATGAATCGCGTCGGTGCTGCTAAAATTGCCCTAGAACAAGCCGCAGCTAACGCTAAAGGTGCAACCCTTGCTTCCGATGGTTTCTTCCCCTTCGACGACTCCGTAAGAACCGCCGCCGCCGCCGGAATTACTGCTATCATTCAACCAGGTGGTTCCATCCGAGACAAAGACTCAATCGCGGCTGCTAACGAACTCGGTTTAGTTATGGTCTTAACTGGAAAACGTCACTTTTTACATTAA
- a CDS encoding BrnT family toxin — protein sequence MKFEWDNTKNNQNIRKHKIDFANIPQMFNAPMWITLDERKDYREARWLGIGILGNVIAVVVWTEPQVNTIRIISARKANKDERNKYQQYLEN from the coding sequence ATGAAATTTGAGTGGGACAATACCAAGAATAACCAAAATATTCGTAAGCACAAAATTGATTTTGCGAATATTCCTCAAATGTTTAATGCGCCTATGTGGATTACTCTTGATGAGCGAAAAGATTATAGAGAAGCTCGTTGGCTTGGAATTGGTATCCTAGGTAATGTTATAGCTGTGGTGGTATGGACAGAACCTCAAGTTAACACAATTCGGATTATTTCAGCAAGAAAGGCGAACAAAGATGAGCGAAACAAATATCAACAATACCTCGAAAACTGA
- a CDS encoding NB-ARC domain-containing protein: protein MSGIGKTTLVKKFVDSHLQNFEFIIWKKFSHPKSLDLLIDDVLKALQPQVEVEKSIDDKLKQLFSVFTKQKCLIVLDDIHNIFAEEQFSGQYQTAYQSYQTLFTLISETDHQSHVILMSQEKCSEMDNLDDEIYSIRCLELMGLNDPICFKKTSENQDIWLQIIDLYEGNPFYIKEISLLVKDVFEGQIEDFFSAVMSEQKSPILTSKMRSHFDRLLNRLAPIERLIILEFSKFDRPLARGYFLQALDISLTDFMNGLQSLKRRYIVRQIANSTNANEVLFQLSPVLQQYIIDLTKGEN, encoded by the coding sequence ATGTCTGGGATTGGAAAAACAACTTTAGTTAAAAAGTTTGTAGATAGCCATTTACAAAATTTTGAATTCATTATTTGGAAAAAATTCAGCCACCCTAAATCTTTAGATTTACTAATCGATGATGTATTGAAAGCGTTGCAGCCTCAAGTTGAAGTTGAAAAATCTATAGATGATAAGTTGAAGCAATTATTTAGTGTTTTTACAAAGCAGAAATGTTTAATTGTTCTTGATGATATTCACAACATCTTTGCCGAAGAACAATTTTCAGGACAATATCAAACTGCATATCAGAGTTATCAAACTTTATTTACTTTGATTTCAGAAACCGATCATCAGAGTCACGTTATCTTGATGAGTCAAGAAAAATGTTCAGAAATGGATAATTTGGACGACGAAATTTATTCAATTAGATGCTTAGAATTAATGGGTTTAAATGATCCAATTTGTTTTAAGAAAACGTCAGAAAATCAAGATATTTGGTTGCAAATTATTGATTTGTATGAAGGTAATCCTTTTTATATAAAGGAAATATCTCTTTTAGTCAAAGATGTTTTTGAGGGTCAGATAGAAGACTTTTTTTCAGCAGTAATGAGCGAACAAAAATCACCTATACTAACTAGCAAAATGCGCTCACATTTCGATCGACTTTTGAACAGACTCGCACCAATAGAACGGCTAATAATTTTAGAATTTAGTAAATTTGATCGACCCTTAGCAAGAGGTTATTTCCTACAAGCTTTAGATATTTCATTAACCGACTTTATGAATGGGCTGCAATCTTTGAAACGACGGTATATAGTCAGACAAATAGCTAATAGTACAAATGCAAATGAAGTCCTGTTTCAATTATCTCCAGTTTTGCAGCAGTATATTATCGACTTGACAAAGGGGGAAAATTAA
- a CDS encoding ATP-dependent DNA helicase: MVKTAKKRKRAFKIEKKQGITLTSQQREALEAMLNFVASREKFFLLTGYAGCGKTTLIQCLFRELQLNGDKRKVVFTAPTNKAVKVLKNMADAWELDIDCMTCFRLLGLKPKINQETGKEEFVRDPDVKASIDRYEIVVIDETSMVNQELWNLLFNEVQVLFNTTKLIFTGDKAQLPPVGESESLVFSQIDRTADLTEVVRFEGAIGVLTETLRNNLESYQLPLLKNDFNASKTKGIFVLNSRAWSTNMLKAFQSEKYLKNPDYCRVLAWTNKRVNYLNQQIRQAIYGSEVPRFVEGERLMAMDTCVKNEEILLPSSAECEILKAKIEQLENDWKIWSLLILDEEEKTKQLQVIHEDSWESFNQVLAKLAEIKNWEQFWKVKKQFHQVNYTYALTVHKGQGSTFENVFVSLEDILRNPKIKERNQLLYVATSRAAERIFVEKV; this comes from the coding sequence ATGGTCAAAACAGCCAAAAAAAGAAAACGCGCTTTTAAAATCGAAAAAAAGCAAGGAATCACCTTAACTTCTCAGCAAAGAGAAGCCCTTGAAGCCATGCTTAACTTTGTCGCTAGCCGAGAAAAATTTTTCTTACTTACAGGTTATGCAGGCTGCGGCAAAACCACCTTAATTCAGTGTTTATTTCGGGAATTACAACTTAATGGAGACAAGCGGAAAGTAGTTTTCACAGCACCAACAAATAAAGCCGTAAAAGTTCTCAAAAATATGGCTGATGCTTGGGAATTAGATATTGACTGCATGACTTGTTTCCGTTTACTCGGTTTAAAACCAAAAATCAATCAAGAAACAGGTAAAGAAGAGTTTGTTCGCGACCCAGATGTTAAAGCTAGTATCGATAGATATGAGATAGTAGTAATTGATGAAACCTCGATGGTGAATCAAGAACTCTGGAATTTACTGTTTAACGAAGTTCAGGTTTTATTTAACACAACGAAATTAATTTTTACGGGAGATAAAGCCCAATTACCACCAGTAGGAGAGTCAGAAAGTTTAGTTTTTTCGCAAATCGATCGCACTGCGGATTTAACCGAAGTAGTACGTTTTGAAGGAGCGATCGGAGTTCTGACAGAAACACTGCGCAACAACTTAGAATCTTATCAATTACCTTTGTTAAAGAATGATTTTAATGCCAGCAAAACTAAAGGAATATTTGTTTTAAATAGCCGAGCTTGGTCAACAAATATGCTCAAAGCCTTTCAGTCAGAAAAGTATCTCAAAAATCCCGATTATTGTCGAGTTCTTGCTTGGACAAATAAACGAGTTAATTATCTAAATCAGCAAATTCGTCAAGCGATTTATGGAAGTGAAGTTCCTCGGTTTGTCGAAGGAGAACGTTTGATGGCGATGGATACTTGTGTGAAAAATGAAGAAATTTTGTTACCGAGTTCGGCTGAATGCGAAATTTTAAAGGCTAAAATCGAGCAGCTAGAGAATGATTGGAAAATTTGGTCGCTTTTGATTCTCGATGAAGAAGAAAAAACTAAACAATTGCAAGTTATTCATGAGGATAGTTGGGAAAGCTTCAATCAGGTACTTGCCAAATTAGCAGAGATTAAAAATTGGGAGCAATTCTGGAAAGTTAAAAAGCAATTTCATCAGGTAAATTATACTTATGCTTTAACAGTACACAAAGGACAGGGTTCAACTTTTGAGAATGTTTTTGTTTCCCTGGAGGATATTTTGCGAAACCCAAAAATCAAGGAAAGAAATCAGTTACTTTATGTGGCTACTTCGAGGGCGGCGGAAAGAATTTTTGTAGAAAAAGTTTAG
- a CDS encoding RNA recognition motif domain-containing protein, with amino-acid sequence MTIYVGNLSYDVTEADLSSVFAEYGSVKQIKMPVDRETGRVRGFAFIDMATEAEETAAIEDLDGAEWMERTLKVNKARPREDRSGGRGNKRNFSRR; translated from the coding sequence ATGACGATTTATGTAGGTAATCTTTCCTACGATGTAACAGAAGCAGATTTAAGTAGTGTTTTTGCTGAGTACGGCTCTGTCAAACAGATTAAAATGCCTGTAGATCGCGAAACCGGACGAGTACGAGGCTTTGCTTTTATCGATATGGCTACTGAAGCTGAAGAAACAGCAGCGATCGAAGACTTAGATGGGGCAGAATGGATGGAACGTACTCTTAAAGTTAACAAAGCCAGACCCCGTGAAGACAGAAGTGGTGGCAGAGGAAATAAGCGCAACTTCTCACGACGCTAA
- a CDS encoding type II toxin-antitoxin system VapC family toxin, with translation MIEVFLDTSFAIALSSITDRHHARAVQLSHQLEASKARLVTTQAILLEIGNALSQSKYRRGAILLLESLQADPNVEIVLLTENLYIAALKLFKQRQDKEWGLVDCLSFVVMQNRGITDALTADRHFQQAGFRALLTN, from the coding sequence ATGATTGAAGTTTTTTTAGATACTTCCTTTGCGATCGCACTTTCTTCAATTACCGATCGACATCATGCACGGGCTGTCCAATTGTCTCATCAACTTGAAGCTAGTAAAGCTCGTTTAGTTACTACTCAAGCCATATTACTTGAAATTGGTAATGCTCTTTCACAATCGAAATATAGAAGGGGTGCAATCTTACTTTTAGAATCCCTTCAAGCCGATCCTAATGTCGAAATTGTCTTATTAACCGAGAATTTATATATTGCTGCATTAAAATTGTTTAAACAGCGACAAGATAAAGAATGGGGGTTAGTAGATTGTCTGTCGTTTGTTGTTATGCAAAACAGAGGAATTACCGATGCACTAACTGCTGATAGGCATTTCCAACAAGCAGGATTCCGAGCCTTACTAACAAACTAG
- a CDS encoding Dps family protein, giving the protein MQLSDKAVPVNIGIEEKDRNEIAEGLARLLADTYTLYLKTHYFHWNVTGPLFQSLHTLFEEEYLELATAVDEIAERIRTLGYPAPGSYKQFSELASIEETTDIPEAEQMIRLLVEGNEAVVRTARSVFPAADRANDESTADLLTARMQIHEKNAWMLRSILS; this is encoded by the coding sequence ATGCAACTCAGTGACAAAGCAGTACCAGTAAACATTGGTATCGAAGAAAAAGACCGCAACGAAATTGCCGAAGGGTTAGCACGTTTGTTAGCAGACACCTACACCCTCTACTTGAAAACCCACTACTTCCACTGGAACGTCACCGGACCTTTGTTCCAATCTTTGCATACCCTGTTTGAAGAAGAGTATCTAGAGTTAGCTACCGCAGTGGATGAAATCGCCGAACGCATTCGCACATTGGGCTATCCTGCTCCAGGTAGCTACAAACAGTTTAGCGAACTCGCTTCGATTGAAGAAACTACAGATATTCCTGAAGCCGAACAAATGATACGCTTGCTAGTAGAAGGCAACGAAGCTGTAGTCCGCACAGCCCGTTCTGTCTTCCCGGCTGCCGATCGCGCTAACGACGAGTCTACTGCTGACTTGTTGACAGCGCGGATGCAAATCCACGAGAAGAATGCTTGGATGCTTCGTAGTATCCTTAGTTAG
- a CDS encoding COP23 domain-containing protein — protein MSVNKLKTAIALSLGVTMIVGSGSTTTVFAQATNDAPDIIIDTDSGNTDTNDTNTSYETPRFTCESNNGQPTVMYQPDSQPGEKYPWAVPVRLGGGWTEQRRCDEIARRLEAYRSDNMMELSTRKEGNYDIVCVTSQVVPACRIVFTVPPGQNPWATRDRVFQNLLTANSGDYTQGVVTYSGQNSIEGLLRGNSSQPQDIDLRPFLDANDGGTATRINDSQTTNATEPETNNTSNPEPEEEATNTPSENRPRNVRDLLDLILRETINGGGSRLPF, from the coding sequence ATGTCAGTAAATAAACTAAAAACCGCGATCGCTCTTTCTCTTGGTGTTACTATGATAGTAGGTAGCGGTAGCACAACTACAGTCTTCGCTCAAGCGACGAACGATGCACCAGATATAATTATCGATACAGACTCCGGAAACACTGATACTAACGACACGAACACATCCTACGAAACACCGAGATTTACCTGTGAGTCAAATAACGGTCAACCTACGGTAATGTATCAACCAGACAGTCAACCAGGAGAAAAATATCCTTGGGCTGTTCCGGTAAGATTAGGAGGAGGTTGGACGGAACAACGACGTTGTGATGAAATAGCCCGTCGTTTGGAAGCTTACCGCTCTGATAATATGATGGAATTAAGTACGCGCAAGGAAGGTAACTACGATATTGTCTGCGTAACTTCCCAAGTAGTGCCAGCTTGTCGCATTGTCTTTACTGTACCACCAGGACAGAACCCTTGGGCAACACGCGATCGCGTTTTCCAAAATCTCCTCACAGCTAATAGCGGTGATTATACTCAAGGAGTTGTTACTTATAGCGGACAAAATAGCATTGAAGGACTCTTGAGAGGTAATTCTTCTCAACCTCAAGATATTGATTTACGTCCTTTCCTCGATGCTAATGACGGTGGTACAGCTACGAGAATTAATGACTCTCAAACGACTAACGCTACTGAACCTGAAACCAATAATACCTCGAATCCGGAGCCAGAAGAAGAAGCAACGAATACTCCTAGCGAAAATCGTCCTCGCAATGTACGAGATTTGCTAGATTTGATTTTACGTGAAACGATTAACGGTGGCGGATCTCGCTTACCATTCTAG
- a CDS encoding BrnA antitoxin family protein, translated as MSETNINNTSKTDWKKLETMTDDEIDYSDIPPLTDEFFARAKVRLPNTVKLDPEVLAWFKAKGEEYPALINQVLREYIQVQQNCS; from the coding sequence ATGAGCGAAACAAATATCAACAATACCTCGAAAACTGACTGGAAAAAGTTAGAGACGATGACTGATGACGAAATCGATTATAGCGATATTCCACCTCTAACTGATGAGTTTTTTGCTCGTGCTAAGGTCAGGCTACCAAATACAGTTAAACTCGATCCAGAAGTTCTAGCATGGTTTAAGGCTAAGGGAGAGGAATATCCAGCTTTAATTAATCAGGTATTGCGGGAATATATTCAAGTTCAACAAAATTGCTCTTAG
- a CDS encoding RNA recognition motif domain-containing protein yields the protein MSIYIGNLDYSVTQDDLNEVFAEYGTVKRVHLPTDRETGRMRGFGFVEMETETEEANAISQLDGAEWMGRELKVNQARPRESKGSFGGGRKNKRY from the coding sequence ATGTCAATTTATATAGGTAATTTAGACTACTCAGTTACCCAAGACGACCTCAACGAGGTTTTTGCTGAGTATGGTACAGTCAAGCGCGTCCATTTGCCGACTGACCGCGAAACAGGACGTATGCGCGGCTTTGGTTTTGTCGAAATGGAGACAGAAACAGAAGAAGCGAACGCTATTTCTCAACTCGATGGTGCAGAATGGATGGGTCGCGAACTAAAAGTTAACCAAGCCCGACCCCGCGAATCAAAAGGTTCATTCGGTGGCGGTCGCAAAAATAAGCGCTACTAA
- a CDS encoding prolyl oligopeptidase family serine peptidase, producing MENDFIYPNSQKVDQVDNYHGIEVKDPYRWLENPDSEETKAWVEAQNQVTFGYLSKISAREKIQQRVTQLWNYEKFGIPFKEGDRYFYFKNDGLQNQSTLYTLFDLDSEPRVLLDPNNLSSDGTVALSGLAVSNDGNLMAYGLSASGSDWQEWQVLDVATGENREDKLKWIKFSGASWTKDDRGFFYSRYDEPNEETKLEDVNYYQKLYYHKLGTSQAEDILIYDRPDEKEWGFSGNVSEDGKYLIISVWRGTDPKNLVFYKDLENPEAEVIELISEFEANYDFVDNDGTIFWFRTDLDAPRGRLIAIDINNPVKENWQEIIPQSNDTLESVGLLNNQFVVDYLKDARSSIKIFALNGEFVREVELPGIGSAGGFDGKREDTETFYIFTSFTTPSTIYRYDLVSGESTIFRQPTVDFNPESYETRQVFYHSKDGTRVPMFITYKKGLILDGNNPTLLYGYGGFNISLTPNFSVSRIVWMEMGGVYAVPNLRGGGEYGEEWHQSGMKLNKQNVFDDFIAAAEWLIENRYTSTRKLAISGGSNGGLLVGACLTQRPDLFAAALPAVGVMDMLRFHKFTIGWAWCSEYGNAEENEDEFQAIYAYSPLHNLKPGTAYPATMITTADHDDRVVPAHSFKFAAALQASHAGEEPVLIRIETKAGHGAGKPTTKMIEETADLFAFLVRVLEMEV from the coding sequence ATGGAAAACGATTTCATCTACCCAAACAGCCAAAAAGTAGACCAAGTTGATAACTACCACGGGATTGAGGTAAAAGATCCCTATCGCTGGTTAGAAAACCCTGACTCCGAGGAAACGAAAGCTTGGGTAGAAGCCCAGAATCAAGTCACATTCGGTTATTTAAGTAAAATTTCCGCCAGAGAAAAGATTCAGCAGCGAGTAACTCAACTGTGGAATTACGAGAAATTTGGTATTCCCTTTAAAGAAGGCGATCGCTACTTTTATTTCAAAAATGACGGACTACAAAACCAAAGCACTCTGTATACTTTATTCGACTTAGATAGCGAACCAAGGGTACTTCTCGACCCCAATAATTTATCATCCGATGGAACCGTCGCCCTTTCCGGTTTAGCTGTTAGTAACGATGGCAATTTAATGGCTTATGGTTTATCTGCATCGGGTTCTGATTGGCAAGAATGGCAAGTGCTAGATGTCGCCACCGGAGAAAACCGGGAAGACAAGTTAAAATGGATTAAATTTTCCGGCGCATCCTGGACAAAAGATGACCGAGGATTTTTCTATAGTCGCTATGACGAACCAAACGAAGAAACTAAACTCGAAGATGTTAATTATTACCAAAAACTTTACTATCACAAATTAGGTACAAGTCAAGCAGAAGACATACTTATTTACGATCGCCCTGACGAAAAAGAATGGGGTTTTAGTGGTAATGTCAGTGAAGATGGCAAATATTTAATTATTTCCGTTTGGCGCGGCACTGACCCCAAAAATTTGGTCTTTTATAAAGACTTAGAAAATCCCGAAGCCGAAGTTATCGAATTAATTAGTGAGTTTGAAGCAAATTACGATTTTGTTGATAATGACGGGACAATTTTTTGGTTTCGCACCGATTTAGATGCACCTCGCGGACGCTTAATTGCTATTGATATAAACAATCCAGTTAAAGAAAATTGGCAAGAAATTATTCCTCAATCCAACGATACTTTAGAAAGTGTTGGTTTGCTGAATAATCAATTTGTGGTAGACTACCTCAAAGACGCGCGATCGTCAATTAAAATTTTTGCCTTAAATGGGGAATTTGTCCGTGAAGTAGAATTACCTGGAATTGGTTCTGCGGGCGGTTTTGATGGTAAACGAGAAGATACAGAAACCTTTTATATTTTCACCAGTTTTACTACACCATCAACTATTTATCGTTACGATCTGGTAAGCGGAGAAAGTACAATTTTTCGTCAACCAACTGTCGATTTCAACCCAGAAAGTTACGAAACCAGACAAGTATTTTATCACAGCAAAGATGGCACGCGAGTGCCAATGTTTATCACTTATAAAAAAGGTTTGATTTTAGATGGAAATAATCCAACTTTACTTTACGGTTACGGCGGTTTTAATATTTCCCTAACACCAAACTTTTCCGTTAGTCGCATAGTTTGGATGGAAATGGGAGGAGTTTATGCAGTTCCAAATTTACGTGGTGGTGGCGAATATGGCGAAGAATGGCATCAATCTGGAATGAAATTAAACAAGCAAAATGTGTTTGATGATTTTATTGCGGCGGCGGAATGGTTGATAGAAAATCGGTATACTTCAACAAGAAAACTTGCTATTTCTGGCGGTAGTAATGGCGGTTTATTAGTTGGCGCTTGTCTGACACAACGCCCAGATTTATTTGCCGCAGCTTTACCCGCAGTTGGCGTTATGGATATGCTACGTTTTCATAAGTTTACTATTGGTTGGGCTTGGTGTTCGGAATACGGTAATGCGGAAGAAAATGAAGACGAATTTCAAGCAATTTATGCTTATTCTCCCCTGCATAATTTAAAGCCAGGGACAGCTTATCCTGCCACAATGATAACAACTGCTGACCACGACGATCGCGTAGTTCCCGCCCACAGTTTTAAGTTTGCGGCGGCTTTACAAGCAAGTCATGCTGGAGAGGAACCTGTGTTAATTCGGATTGAAACGAAAGCGGGACATGGTGCAGGTAAGCCCACGACGAAAATGATTGAGGAAACTGCCGATTTATTTGCGTTTTTAGTGAGGGTTTTAGAGATGGAAGTGTAG